The genome window atactCACTATCATTATGCTAATGGGAAATTGCATAGAACGTCAGtatttatattcttaattttgtttttaataagaaGTTAGaattatattcttaattttaaataaaataacatgggCTAAGTGCAACTAGCATATATGGTTCCAGCAGGGGTAGGACCAAGTTTAAGTAGATCACCACCAAACGCGTAAATCATCTAGCTTTTCTGTTCAAAAATTGTGGGGGGACTACTTTGCCAGCTCTATGCAGCCTGTTTGGTACTCCAACCACCATGCCCTCTTTCACACACCCTGGTCTGGTGTTCGTTTTTGTCAATGGATTATAGCTTTGAATTTCCTTTAGCGGACTGATTATAGCTTTGAATACATGATTAATTATATACgataaattaccgattgttcTAAAAGTCTAAGTTATTAGAAAATTGGTTAAATTTGTAACTTGTAAAACAATTTGTATATAATAACACTGCTCTtagaaaattgtaaatttaattgtttaacaATAATCCTAACACTCTATCTCACGTATGGGCCTAAACtcttttttaataagttatttaacattttaaatgagaaGTATAGTGTTAATTTGTGGCGAAAGTGAGAGGTAGAGTGAAGACGGtgattgaattcaaaatatcatattCTTTACTGTGATAAATTACGAATTGttccaaaaacttaaactaataaaaaattgtaaatttaatcatttaatcataattctaacCTAAAATATCCCATCTCAACCATCACACCAACTTCCTGGTttcccatcttcttcttcttctttgtctcaTCATTATGCAAACCTGTCTCCAGTTTTGAGCTGAATTTTGCCAAAGCGCCTTTAGTTTAATTGATAACAACCTGGCTTTGCCAGCACTACTCAACGGCTTATAGCTCCAGTTGCACCTATATATAGGCTTCAAACTTGAACTAGTTTCATCACAACCTCATCTCTCTCACAAGCAACTGAGCTCCTCCTTTCTAGAGCTCTTAAAGTGACAACAATGTCTACTACTACCTCTTCTTCACTCCAAGTTTCATTGCTGCTTTCATTGTTCATTCTTACTTCTCTAGCGGCTGTCTCAGTTGGCAACTTCCATCAAGACTTTGACATCACTTGGGGAGATAACCGTGCAAAGATGCTTGATGGAGGCAATCTTCTTACTCTTTCCCTTGATAAAACTTCCGGCTCCGGTTTCCAGTCCAAGAATGAGTACCTATTTGGGAGGATTGACATGCAAATCAAGCTTGTAGCTGGAAATTCTGCAGGCACTGTCACTGCTTATTACGTAAGTCTCGCTTCCTCTTCAACATCACTTAGTTCCAAATTTGTAAAATGGTTTCAAATCTCACCATTTCAAAGTACGTTTCACTTTTTTCTGAGACAACTTTTTCAAACAATCCTAatcaaaaagttgaaaaataagttgtatcaaGCAAACACTAACCCAATTATTTAAGGTTTTCATAGCTCATTTTATTGAACTACTTTGCAGTTATCTTCTCAAGGAGCTACACACGATGAGATTGACTACGAGTTCTTGGGAAACGTGTCTGGGGATCCATACATACTCCATACCAATGTGTTCTCACAGGGAAAAGGCAATAGGGAGCAACAATTCTATCTCTGGTTTGATCCCACAATGGCATTCCACACATACTCCATCGTCTGGAACACTCAACGCATCATGTAATATATAATAGACACTATATCTATTGAACTTTCATATAACTTCATTTAGaataagtaaattaataatacaTTTGCAACTTCTTGCTTTACAGGTTCTTGGTGGATAACATTCCTATAAGAGTGTTTAACAACCTGGAATCAATTGGTATTCCATTTCCCAAAAGCCAACCCATGAGGATTTACTCAAGCCTCTGGAATGCCGATGACTGGGCAACAAGAGGTGGGCTTGTAAAGACTGACTGGACAAAAGCTCCATTTACAGCTTCTTACAGAAACTTCAAAGCCAATGCTTGTGTTTGGTCCTCGGAATCATCCTGTGTCTCCTTGTCCACCAATTCCTTGCAGACCAGTGAATGGCAGAATCAAGCTCTTGATGCAAATGGAAGGAACAGAATCAGATGGGTGCAACAGAAGTACATGGTTTACAACTATTGCAATGACTTTAAACGTTTCCCTCAAGG of Quercus lobata isolate SW786 chromosome 8, ValleyOak3.0 Primary Assembly, whole genome shotgun sequence contains these proteins:
- the LOC115957528 gene encoding xyloglucan endotransglucosylase/hydrolase 2-like, coding for MSTTTSSSLQVSLLLSLFILTSLAAVSVGNFHQDFDITWGDNRAKMLDGGNLLTLSLDKTSGSGFQSKNEYLFGRIDMQIKLVAGNSAGTVTAYYLSSQGATHDEIDYEFLGNVSGDPYILHTNVFSQGKGNREQQFYLWFDPTMAFHTYSIVWNTQRIMFLVDNIPIRVFNNLESIGIPFPKSQPMRIYSSLWNADDWATRGGLVKTDWTKAPFTASYRNFKANACVWSSESSCVSLSTNSLQTSEWQNQALDANGRNRIRWVQQKYMVYNYCNDFKRFPQGLPAECKRSRFL